A stretch of the Streptomyces sp. WMMB303 genome encodes the following:
- a CDS encoding ABC-F family ATP-binding cassette domain-containing protein, with the protein MAGNRVNLVNMETVDKVHGTRALLDSVSLGVNEADKIGVVGRNGDGKTTLIKVLAREEEPDAGRVTHAGGLRVGVLTQHDSLDPQATVRHEVVGDLADHEWAGVPRIRDVLTGLFGGLDLPGFPQGLDTVIGPLSGGERRRIALAKLLIAEQDLIVLDEPTNHLDVEGISWLAGHLRARRSALVCVTHDRWFLDQVATRMWDVQRGAVHEYEGGYSDYVFARAERERIAAQEESKRQNLMRKELAWLRRGAPARTSKPRFRIEAANALIEGEPPPRDSQELMRFANSRLGKTVFDLEGVTVQAGPKLLLKQLTWQLGPGDRVGLVGVNGAGKTSLLRALADTAATGGEQPSPLVTEGRIKVGRTVKPAYLSQEVAELDPALRVLEAVEAVRSRIDLGKGREMTASQLCERFGFAKEKQWTPVGDLSGGERRRLQILRLLMDEPNVLFLDEPTNDLDIETLTQLEDLLDGWPGSLVVISHDRYFVERTTDRVHALLGDATLRMLPRGIDEYLERRARMETAAAASAPAAAADRTAGGSDRSAKEPAKPAALSRAAHKEMQRIERQLEKAEQREAALHAEMAEHATDFERVAGLDGELREVREKREELEMRWLELADTEGA; encoded by the coding sequence ATGGCTGGCAACCGCGTCAACCTCGTCAACATGGAAACCGTCGACAAGGTGCACGGCACCCGCGCCCTCCTCGACAGCGTCTCGCTGGGCGTCAACGAGGCGGACAAGATCGGAGTCGTGGGCCGCAACGGCGACGGCAAGACCACCCTGATCAAGGTGCTGGCCCGCGAGGAGGAACCGGACGCGGGCCGGGTCACCCACGCGGGAGGGCTGCGTGTCGGCGTGCTGACGCAGCACGACTCCCTCGACCCGCAGGCCACCGTCCGGCACGAGGTGGTCGGCGACCTGGCCGACCACGAATGGGCGGGCGTCCCGCGGATCCGCGACGTGCTCACCGGACTGTTCGGCGGCCTGGACCTGCCCGGCTTCCCGCAGGGCCTGGACACCGTGATCGGCCCGCTCTCCGGCGGCGAGCGCCGGCGGATCGCGCTTGCCAAGCTGCTCATCGCCGAGCAGGACCTGATCGTGCTGGACGAGCCGACCAACCACCTCGACGTGGAGGGCATCTCCTGGCTCGCCGGACACCTGCGTGCCCGCCGCTCCGCGCTGGTGTGCGTCACCCACGACCGCTGGTTCCTCGACCAGGTCGCCACCCGCATGTGGGACGTGCAGCGCGGCGCGGTTCACGAGTACGAGGGCGGCTACTCCGACTACGTCTTCGCCCGCGCCGAGCGGGAGCGCATCGCCGCGCAGGAGGAGTCCAAGCGGCAGAATCTGATGCGCAAGGAGCTCGCCTGGCTGCGGCGCGGCGCCCCGGCCCGCACCAGCAAGCCGCGCTTCCGGATCGAGGCGGCGAACGCGCTGATCGAGGGCGAGCCGCCGCCCCGGGACAGCCAGGAGCTGATGCGCTTCGCCAACTCCCGGCTGGGCAAGACGGTCTTCGACCTGGAGGGCGTCACCGTGCAGGCCGGTCCGAAGCTGTTGCTCAAGCAGCTCACCTGGCAGTTGGGCCCCGGCGACCGGGTCGGCCTGGTGGGCGTGAACGGTGCGGGCAAGACCTCGCTGCTGCGTGCCCTGGCCGACACCGCCGCCACCGGAGGTGAACAGCCCTCGCCGCTGGTCACCGAGGGGCGGATCAAGGTCGGCAGGACGGTGAAGCCGGCCTACCTCTCCCAGGAGGTCGCCGAACTGGACCCGGCGCTGCGGGTCCTGGAGGCCGTGGAAGCCGTCCGCTCCCGCATCGACCTGGGCAAGGGGCGGGAGATGACGGCCTCGCAGCTGTGCGAGCGGTTCGGCTTCGCCAAGGAGAAGCAGTGGACGCCGGTGGGCGACCTCTCCGGCGGCGAGCGGCGGCGGCTGCAGATCCTGCGGCTGCTGATGGACGAGCCCAACGTCCTCTTCCTGGACGAGCCGACCAACGACCTGGACATCGAGACCCTCACCCAGCTCGAGGACCTGCTGGACGGCTGGCCCGGCTCGCTGGTGGTCATCTCGCACGACCGGTACTTCGTCGAGCGCACCACCGACCGCGTCCACGCGCTGCTGGGCGACGCCACCCTGCGGATGCTGCCGCGGGGCATCGACGAGTATCTGGAGCGCCGGGCCCGGATGGAGACCGCGGCCGCCGCGTCGGCGCCCGCCGCCGCGGCGGACCGGACCGCGGGCGGGTCGGACCGGTCGGCCAAGGAGCCGGCCAAGCCGGCCGCGCTCTCCCGCGCGGCGCACAAGGAGATGCAGCGGATCGAGCGCCAACTGGAGAAGGCGGAGCAGCGCGAGGCGGCTCTGCACGCCGAAATGGCCGAGCACGCGACCGACTTCGAGCGGGTGGCGGGGCTGGACGGCGAACTGCGCGAGGTGCGCGAGAAGCGCGAGGAGTTGGAGATGCGCTGGCTGGAACTGGCCGATACCGAGGGTGCATGA
- a CDS encoding TatD family hydrolase, which produces MSPSATPDDAAHSAAGTAATNAAKARAAQAPPPPPEPLAFPVADSHTHLDMQEPAVADALAAAAAVGVTTVVQVGCDLERSRWAAETAATWQNVWAAVALHPNEAPRLSAEGGEEALDEALTGIEKLAALPQVLAVGETGLDYFRTGPEGVAAQQRSFRAHIELAKRLDKALVIHDREAHADVLRILEEEGAPERTVFHCFSGDAEMARLCAAKGWFMSFAGNITFKNAQPLRDALAVVPPELLLVETDAPFLTPAPYRGRPNAPYLIPVTLRAMARTKDLDEERLARHVAANTARAFGY; this is translated from the coding sequence ATGTCCCCCTCCGCGACCCCTGACGACGCAGCGCACTCCGCGGCCGGGACCGCGGCCACGAACGCCGCGAAGGCTCGGGCGGCACAGGCACCTCCGCCGCCGCCCGAGCCGCTCGCGTTCCCGGTCGCGGACTCCCACACCCACCTGGACATGCAGGAGCCGGCCGTCGCCGACGCGCTCGCCGCTGCCGCCGCCGTGGGCGTGACCACGGTCGTGCAGGTCGGCTGCGACCTGGAGCGCTCCCGCTGGGCCGCCGAGACGGCGGCCACGTGGCAGAACGTGTGGGCCGCCGTCGCACTCCACCCGAACGAGGCCCCCCGGCTGAGCGCCGAGGGCGGCGAGGAAGCGCTGGACGAGGCGCTCACCGGGATCGAGAAGCTCGCCGCCCTCCCCCAGGTACTGGCGGTCGGCGAGACTGGCCTGGACTACTTCCGCACCGGCCCGGAAGGCGTCGCCGCCCAGCAGCGCTCCTTCCGCGCCCACATCGAACTCGCCAAGCGGCTGGACAAGGCGCTGGTCATCCACGACCGCGAGGCGCACGCGGACGTACTGCGCATCCTGGAGGAGGAGGGTGCCCCCGAGCGGACCGTCTTCCACTGCTTCTCCGGGGACGCGGAGATGGCGAGGCTGTGCGCCGCCAAGGGCTGGTTCATGTCCTTCGCCGGGAACATCACCTTCAAGAACGCCCAGCCGCTGCGCGACGCCCTCGCGGTGGTCCCGCCCGAACTGCTGCTGGTCGAGACGGACGCACCGTTCCTGACCCCCGCGCCCTACCGCGGCCGCCCCAACGCGCCCTACCTGATCCCGGTGACGCTCCGCGCCATGGCCCGGACCAAGGACCTGGACGAGGAGCGGCTGGCCCGCCACGTGGCCGCGAACACGGCCCGCGCCTTCGGCTACTGA
- the rsmI gene encoding 16S rRNA (cytidine(1402)-2'-O)-methyltransferase gives MTGTLVLAGTPIGDPSDAPPRLAAELTAADIVAAEDTRRLRRLTQALGVAPGGRIVSYFEGNEAARTPELAEALAGGARVVLVTDAGMPSVSDPGYRLVAAAVQHGVRVTAVPGPSAVLTALAVSGLPVDRFCFEGFLPRKPGERRGRLREAAEERRTLVYFEAPHRLEATLTAMAEVFGAEREAAVCRELTKTYEQVRRGPLAELAEWAAEGVRGEITVVVRGAEPPAAGEADAAELARRVAEREAAGQVRKEAIAEVARGAGVPKREVFDAVVAVKNAGPRR, from the coding sequence GTGACTGGAACGCTCGTCCTCGCCGGGACCCCCATCGGTGACCCTTCCGACGCCCCGCCGCGCCTCGCGGCCGAGCTGACCGCCGCCGACATCGTCGCCGCCGAGGACACCCGTCGGCTGCGCAGGCTGACCCAGGCGCTCGGCGTGGCCCCGGGCGGGCGGATCGTCTCCTACTTCGAGGGCAACGAGGCCGCCCGCACGCCGGAGCTGGCCGAGGCGCTGGCGGGCGGCGCCCGGGTGGTGCTGGTGACCGACGCCGGGATGCCCTCGGTGTCCGACCCGGGCTACCGGCTGGTGGCCGCCGCCGTGCAGCACGGGGTGCGGGTGACCGCGGTCCCGGGCCCCTCCGCGGTGCTGACGGCGCTGGCGGTCTCGGGGCTGCCGGTGGACCGGTTCTGTTTCGAGGGGTTCCTGCCGCGCAAGCCCGGCGAGCGGCGCGGCAGGCTGCGCGAGGCGGCCGAGGAGCGCCGCACCCTGGTGTACTTCGAGGCGCCGCACCGGCTGGAGGCCACGCTCACCGCCATGGCCGAGGTGTTCGGCGCGGAGCGGGAGGCCGCGGTGTGCCGGGAGCTGACCAAGACCTACGAGCAGGTGCGGCGCGGCCCGCTGGCGGAGCTGGCCGAGTGGGCCGCCGAGGGCGTGCGCGGGGAGATCACGGTCGTGGTCCGGGGGGCCGAGCCGCCCGCAGCGGGCGAGGCGGACGCGGCGGAGCTGGCGCGCCGGGTCGCGGAGCGCGAGGCCGCGGGCCAGGTGCGCAAGGAGGCCATCGCGGAGGTGGCCCGCGGCGCCGGGGTGCCCAAGCGGGAGGTCTTCGACGCGGTGGTCGCCGTGAAGAACGCCGGGCCGCGCCGATAG
- a CDS encoding LuxR C-terminal-related transcriptional regulator, with protein MSVRLMVVDDHRLLAEALASALKLRGHRVLAAAAPSGGAAELVISRAPEVCLLGTATPAEPGVFDPVVRIKREKPQIAVVVLGPVPNPRGIASAFAAGASGYVRHDERIEGVERAMVKARAGEAAVAPQLLSQSFAELLNPAAEPDDEGARLLQMLTPREVEVLVRVAEGEDTRLIAAGMRIAPSTARTHVQRVLMKLGVGSRLEAAALAARTGLLERVGGAGG; from the coding sequence ATGAGCGTGCGGCTCATGGTGGTCGACGATCACCGCCTGCTCGCCGAGGCCCTTGCCTCGGCACTGAAGCTGCGCGGGCACCGCGTGCTCGCGGCGGCCGCGCCCAGCGGCGGCGCGGCCGAACTGGTCATCAGCAGGGCACCGGAGGTGTGCCTGCTGGGCACGGCGACGCCGGCCGAGCCGGGCGTCTTCGATCCGGTGGTGCGGATCAAGAGAGAGAAGCCGCAGATCGCGGTGGTGGTGCTCGGCCCGGTGCCGAACCCGCGCGGGATCGCCTCCGCCTTCGCGGCGGGGGCGTCCGGCTATGTGCGGCACGACGAGCGGATCGAGGGCGTCGAGCGGGCCATGGTCAAGGCGCGGGCCGGTGAGGCGGCCGTGGCACCGCAGTTGCTGAGCCAGTCGTTCGCCGAGTTGCTCAACCCGGCCGCCGAGCCCGACGACGAGGGTGCCCGGCTGCTGCAGATGCTCACCCCGCGGGAGGTGGAGGTGCTGGTGCGGGTCGCCGAGGGCGAGGACACCCGGCTGATCGCGGCCGGGATGCGGATCGCCCCCAGCACGGCACGCACCCATGTGCAGCGGGTGCTGATGAAGCTGGGAGTCGGTTCGCGGCTGGAGGCGGCCGCGCTCGCCGCCCGCACGGGACTGCTGGAGCGGGTCGGCGGCGCGGGCGGCTGA
- a CDS encoding phospholipid carrier-dependent glycosyltransferase, with protein sequence MARVTTSDTVGDADRRQDGPGGPGCEGSAGDEGGPPPLPPWQVRLRRFGYAARPRAGVRERLTPPFPAPDPRVGAVFGLGPEVSLRLARWAAWGGPLLVALLAGALRFWQLGSPHAVIFDETYYAKDAWSLIHFGYEGTWPDNANERILGDPQRIPLSPEGSYVVHPTVGKWVIGLGEAAFGLDPFGWRFMTALLGTLSVLMLCRIGRRLFRSTTLGCLAGALMAVDGLHFVMSRVALLDLVVMFWVLAAFGCLLVDRDRSRERLAARLPRAGGDAGDGSGAPLPDAAVADRTRLGLRPWRLAAGVCLGLACATKWNGLYVLAAFGLLTVLWDVGARRTAGASRPVPAMLTRDAVPAFLSLPCVAVATYVASWTGWFATSGGYFRSWADEQGAAGPWGWLPGPLRSLWHYESEVYDFHVNLTSGHTYQSNPWSWLVLGRPVSYFYESPEAGSDGCTDKAEGCAREVLALGTPVLWWAACVALLYVGYRWLLRRDWRAGAILCGVAAGYLPWFLYQERTIFLFYAVVFLPFLCLGLAMAAGALTGPPGADDRRRTLGVVGVGVVGLLIVWNFVYFWPIYTGQTIPLGEWRHRMWLDSWI encoded by the coding sequence ATGGCCCGCGTGACGACCAGTGACACCGTGGGGGACGCCGACCGCAGGCAGGACGGGCCCGGCGGCCCGGGCTGCGAGGGCAGCGCCGGGGACGAGGGCGGCCCGCCGCCGCTCCCCCCGTGGCAGGTGCGGCTGCGCCGCTTCGGCTACGCGGCCCGGCCGCGCGCCGGTGTCCGCGAACGCCTCACCCCGCCGTTCCCTGCGCCCGATCCGCGGGTGGGCGCCGTCTTCGGGCTGGGGCCCGAGGTGTCGCTGCGGCTGGCGCGCTGGGCGGCCTGGGGCGGACCGCTGCTGGTCGCGCTCCTCGCGGGAGCCCTGCGGTTCTGGCAGCTCGGCTCGCCGCACGCCGTCATATTCGATGAGACGTACTACGCCAAGGACGCCTGGTCGCTGATCCACTTCGGGTACGAGGGGACCTGGCCGGACAACGCCAACGAGCGCATCCTGGGCGATCCGCAGCGCATCCCGCTCTCTCCGGAGGGCTCCTACGTCGTCCACCCGACCGTCGGGAAGTGGGTGATCGGGCTCGGCGAGGCCGCCTTCGGGCTCGACCCGTTCGGCTGGCGGTTCATGACGGCGCTGCTGGGCACCCTGTCGGTGCTGATGCTGTGCCGCATCGGGCGCCGGCTGTTCCGCTCCACGACGCTGGGCTGCCTGGCGGGTGCCCTGATGGCCGTGGACGGGCTGCACTTCGTGATGAGCCGGGTCGCGCTGCTGGACCTGGTGGTGATGTTCTGGGTGCTGGCCGCGTTCGGCTGCCTGCTCGTCGACCGCGACAGGTCCAGGGAACGGCTCGCGGCCCGGTTGCCGCGGGCCGGTGGCGACGCGGGTGACGGCAGCGGCGCTCCGCTGCCCGACGCGGCCGTCGCGGACCGGACGCGACTGGGCCTGCGGCCGTGGCGGCTGGCGGCCGGGGTGTGCCTCGGGCTGGCCTGCGCCACCAAGTGGAACGGCCTGTACGTGCTGGCCGCTTTCGGGCTGCTGACCGTCCTGTGGGACGTGGGGGCGCGCCGTACCGCGGGCGCCTCCCGCCCGGTGCCGGCCATGCTCACCCGGGACGCGGTGCCCGCGTTCCTCTCCCTGCCCTGCGTCGCGGTGGCCACCTACGTCGCCTCCTGGACGGGCTGGTTCGCCACCTCCGGCGGCTACTTCCGGAGCTGGGCGGACGAGCAGGGAGCGGCCGGCCCGTGGGGCTGGCTGCCGGGGCCGCTGCGCAGCCTGTGGCACTATGAGAGCGAGGTCTACGACTTCCACGTCAACCTCACCTCCGGGCACACCTACCAGTCGAACCCATGGAGCTGGCTGGTCCTGGGCCGTCCCGTCTCCTACTTCTACGAGTCGCCCGAGGCGGGTTCCGACGGCTGCACCGACAAGGCCGAGGGCTGCGCCCGCGAAGTCCTGGCGCTGGGGACCCCGGTGCTGTGGTGGGCCGCCTGCGTGGCGCTCCTGTACGTCGGCTACCGCTGGCTGCTGCGCCGCGACTGGCGCGCGGGCGCGATCCTGTGCGGCGTCGCCGCCGGCTATCTGCCCTGGTTCCTGTATCAGGAGCGCACCATCTTCCTGTTCTACGCCGTGGTGTTCCTCCCCTTCCTGTGCCTCGGCCTGGCGATGGCGGCCGGGGCGCTGACCGGGCCGCCGGGTGCGGATGACAGGCGGCGCACCCTGGGCGTGGTCGGGGTGGGCGTGGTCGGGCTGCTGATCGTCTGGAACTTCGTCTATTTCTGGCCGATCTACACCGGGCAGACGATTCCGCTGGGCGAGTGGCGGCACCGGATGTGGCTTGACTCCTGGATCTGA
- a CDS encoding DMT family transporter, with the protein MTPIVVAAVLAAALTHATWNALAHGIRDQLLAFTLVGSGGAVCGAALACFVPLPAAGAWPPLLVSAALHVVYQALLMRSFRMGEFGQMYPIARGTAPLVVTVLAAVFVHEMPDGWQLAGVLLASAGLVGVALWGLRGAGRSPETDAGEAASGSGEAASGPGAGPQWPALTAAVCTGLAIASYTVVDGVGVRAAGSPLGYIAWLMLLEGLAIPAWALLTRRRALVAELRPVALRGLLGGALSVLAYGLVLWAQTRAPLAPVAALRESSIIAGATIGALFFKERFGWPRTAASVLMVGGIALMLHGT; encoded by the coding sequence GTGACTCCGATAGTCGTCGCCGCGGTGCTGGCCGCGGCGCTCACCCACGCCACCTGGAACGCGCTGGCACACGGCATCCGCGACCAGTTGCTCGCCTTCACCCTGGTCGGCAGCGGCGGCGCGGTGTGCGGTGCCGCGCTGGCCTGCTTCGTCCCGCTCCCGGCCGCCGGGGCCTGGCCGCCGCTGCTCGTCTCGGCGGCGCTGCACGTCGTCTACCAGGCACTGCTGATGCGCTCCTTCCGGATGGGCGAGTTCGGGCAGATGTACCCCATCGCGCGTGGAACGGCGCCGCTGGTGGTGACGGTGCTGGCGGCCGTCTTCGTGCACGAGATGCCCGACGGATGGCAGCTCGCCGGGGTGCTGCTGGCCTCCGCCGGACTGGTCGGCGTGGCGCTGTGGGGACTGCGCGGTGCGGGGCGCTCTCCGGAAACGGACGCCGGCGAGGCGGCCTCCGGCTCCGGCGAGGCGGCCTCCGGCCCGGGTGCCGGTCCGCAGTGGCCCGCGCTGACCGCCGCCGTGTGCACGGGCCTGGCCATCGCGTCGTACACCGTCGTGGACGGGGTCGGCGTGCGTGCCGCGGGCAGCCCGCTGGGCTACATCGCCTGGCTGATGCTGCTGGAAGGGCTGGCGATCCCGGCCTGGGCCCTGCTCACCCGCCGCCGCGCCCTGGTCGCGGAGCTGCGCCCGGTGGCTCTGCGCGGGCTGCTGGGCGGGGCGCTGTCGGTGCTGGCCTACGGGCTGGTGCTGTGGGCGCAGACCCGGGCACCGCTGGCACCGGTGGCGGCGCTGCGGGAGTCGTCGATCATCGCCGGGGCCACGATCGGCGCCCTCTTCTTCAAGGAGCGTTTCGGCTGGCCCAGGACCGCGGCGAGCGTGCTGATGGTGGGCGGCATAGCGCTGATGCTGCACGGCACCTGA
- a CDS encoding penicillin-binding transpeptidase domain-containing protein, whose translation MRDTQKMAVIGGVAAAVVGLAGVGVYALVGSDDEEAQSTVAADSKAAEAKKGPLSAAEVRTAAKEFLGAWAEGDTKKAAALTDDSAAAAKALGAFRSKAHVSKVAATPEAADGEKVPFGVTARVAYGKKDAAWKYDSALKIVRAAKTGEPVVEWKPSVLHPKLKDGRTIVTDESGTPPVTAVDRDGSALSAEDHPALAGVIRDIGKRYGDKTEGSPGVQTRIVDAKGKTDTVLHQLSEPTPGKLKTTIDAGAQRAAEAAVKGKKKASVVAVKPSTGEILAIANSPAKGFNSALQGSLAPGSTMKVVTSAMLLDKGLASPGKTHPCPKYFTYGGWKFHNDDNFEIKHGTFAQSFARSCNTAFISQAPELKDDDLTKEARDVFGIGLNWKTGTTTFDGRVPVQSDAQMAASLMGQGGVRMNPLNMASVSATVQNGTFRQPYVVPPSVDDRTLAKAPRAMKPGVHKDLKSLMKVTATGGTAAQPMAGMSGDFGAKTGSAEVDGQKKPNAWFTAYSGDAAAAAVVPASGHGNENAGPIVRKVLDAARG comes from the coding sequence ATGCGCGACACACAGAAGATGGCCGTGATCGGCGGGGTCGCGGCCGCCGTCGTCGGGCTCGCCGGCGTCGGCGTCTACGCCCTCGTCGGCAGCGACGACGAGGAGGCCCAGAGCACCGTCGCCGCGGACAGCAAGGCGGCCGAGGCCAAGAAGGGCCCGCTCAGCGCGGCCGAAGTGCGCACCGCCGCCAAGGAATTCCTGGGCGCCTGGGCCGAGGGCGACACCAAGAAGGCCGCCGCGCTGACCGACGACTCCGCAGCGGCCGCCAAGGCACTCGGCGCCTTCCGCAGCAAGGCCCACGTCTCCAAGGTCGCGGCCACCCCCGAGGCGGCCGACGGCGAGAAGGTGCCCTTCGGCGTCACCGCGCGGGTCGCCTACGGCAAGAAGGACGCCGCCTGGAAGTACGACTCGGCGCTGAAGATCGTCCGGGCCGCGAAGACCGGCGAGCCCGTGGTCGAGTGGAAGCCCTCCGTGCTGCACCCCAAGCTCAAGGACGGCCGGACCATCGTCACCGACGAGTCGGGCACCCCGCCCGTCACCGCCGTGGACCGGGACGGCTCGGCGCTCAGTGCCGAGGACCACCCCGCCCTCGCCGGGGTGATCCGCGACATCGGCAAGCGCTACGGCGACAAGACCGAGGGCTCCCCGGGCGTGCAGACGCGCATCGTCGACGCCAAGGGCAAGACCGACACCGTGCTGCACCAGCTCTCCGAGCCCACGCCCGGAAAGCTGAAGACGACCATCGACGCCGGGGCGCAGCGTGCGGCCGAGGCCGCCGTCAAGGGCAAGAAGAAGGCCTCCGTGGTCGCCGTCAAGCCCAGCACCGGCGAGATCCTGGCCATCGCCAACTCCCCCGCCAAGGGCTTCAACAGCGCGCTGCAGGGCTCGCTGGCCCCCGGCTCCACCATGAAGGTCGTCACCAGCGCCATGCTGCTCGACAAGGGCCTCGCCTCGCCCGGCAAGACCCACCCGTGCCCCAAGTACTTCACGTACGGCGGCTGGAAGTTCCACAACGACGACAACTTCGAGATCAAGCACGGCACCTTCGCGCAGAGCTTCGCCCGCTCCTGCAACACCGCCTTCATCAGCCAGGCGCCCGAGCTGAAGGACGACGACCTCACCAAGGAGGCCCGGGACGTCTTCGGCATCGGCCTCAACTGGAAGACCGGCACCACCACGTTCGACGGCCGGGTCCCGGTCCAGTCCGACGCCCAGATGGCCGCCTCGCTCATGGGCCAGGGCGGCGTGCGGATGAACCCGCTCAACATGGCGTCCGTCTCCGCCACCGTGCAGAACGGCACCTTCCGGCAGCCGTACGTGGTGCCCCCGTCGGTCGACGACCGCACCCTCGCCAAGGCGCCGCGCGCCATGAAGCCGGGCGTGCACAAGGACCTCAAGTCCCTGATGAAGGTCACCGCCACCGGCGGCACCGCGGCCCAGCCGATGGCCGGGATGAGCGGGGACTTCGGAGCGAAGACCGGCTCCGCGGAGGTCGACGGGCAGAAGAAGCCGAACGCCTGGTTCACCGCGTACTCCGGTGACGCCGCCGCGGCGGCTGTCGTGCCCGCCTCCGGGCACGGTAACGAGAACGCCGGCCCGATCGTCCGCAAGGTGCTGGACGCCGCCCGCGGCTGA
- a CDS encoding PQQ-binding-like beta-propeller repeat protein — protein MRILAAVVAVVLVAGGIWLFSSGGGDDKGGGGSGPAVAGGSHAKQLFSLEQPNTHVKDAQGADGSWVTEKIYAKSSINAIEGYRMNGKRAWRIPLGGPVCAASPHMTDDHRTAVAFEKGSGGCNSVAVFDVDSGKKLWDQPIPIGDTIFGGGDVNLTVAQDTVALSWIGGFAAFPIEGGDPLWKSKETGETCEHSRYGGGARLLVVLECDNSLTLNQLDPKTGHSTWDMRLPHNLRDGRAVRVVDTDPIVLVLGTGDASESEVMTIDDKGSIAATFSLGDRYEPGCGIGDLGSEACFNVVATEDMVYIATKEHSGKSDDSLSRTNEVMGFGFHSGEPKWKSRAGEGRTVFPIGTRGDKAIAYVTPTYDKGGQVVSVSPGDGEQHGLLRLPDETAEQQSRFRVPTMSRSAPALYVGGRLFLQRSLLYGKNDTDAKEKAPLAMGFGTGR, from the coding sequence GTGCGCATCCTCGCGGCGGTGGTCGCCGTGGTGCTGGTCGCGGGCGGCATATGGCTCTTCTCCTCCGGTGGCGGGGACGACAAGGGCGGTGGGGGCTCCGGGCCGGCCGTGGCGGGCGGCAGCCACGCGAAGCAGCTCTTCTCTCTCGAGCAGCCGAACACTCATGTCAAGGACGCCCAGGGCGCCGACGGGAGCTGGGTCACCGAGAAGATCTATGCCAAGTCCTCGATCAACGCGATCGAGGGATACCGCATGAACGGCAAACGCGCCTGGCGCATCCCGCTGGGCGGCCCGGTCTGCGCGGCGTCGCCGCACATGACCGACGACCACCGCACGGCCGTCGCCTTCGAGAAGGGGAGCGGCGGCTGCAACTCCGTCGCCGTCTTCGACGTCGACAGTGGCAAGAAGCTGTGGGACCAGCCCATTCCCATAGGCGACACCATCTTCGGCGGCGGCGACGTGAACCTGACCGTCGCCCAGGACACGGTCGCGCTCTCCTGGATCGGCGGCTTCGCCGCGTTCCCCATCGAGGGCGGCGACCCGCTGTGGAAGAGCAAGGAGACCGGCGAGACCTGCGAGCACAGCCGGTACGGCGGCGGTGCCCGGCTGCTGGTGGTCCTGGAGTGTGACAATTCGCTCACGCTCAACCAACTCGACCCGAAGACCGGCCACTCCACCTGGGACATGCGGCTGCCCCACAACCTGCGGGACGGGCGCGCCGTCCGCGTCGTGGACACCGATCCGATCGTGCTGGTGCTGGGCACGGGAGACGCATCGGAGTCGGAGGTCATGACGATCGACGACAAGGGCTCGATCGCCGCCACCTTCAGTCTCGGCGACCGCTACGAACCGGGCTGCGGCATCGGCGATCTGGGCAGCGAGGCGTGCTTCAACGTCGTGGCGACCGAGGACATGGTCTACATCGCGACCAAGGAGCACTCGGGCAAGAGCGACGACTCCCTGTCCCGCACCAACGAGGTCATGGGCTTCGGCTTCCACAGCGGTGAGCCGAAGTGGAAGTCCCGTGCGGGCGAGGGCCGCACGGTCTTCCCCATCGGGACGCGGGGCGACAAGGCGATCGCGTACGTGACCCCCACCTACGACAAGGGCGGCCAGGTCGTCAGCGTGTCCCCGGGGGACGGGGAGCAGCACGGGCTGCTGCGGCTGCCGGACGAGACCGCCGAGCAGCAGAGCCGCTTCCGGGTGCCGACGATGAGCAGGAGCGCCCCCGCGCTCTACGTGGGCGGCCGGCTCTTCCTGCAACGGAGCCTGCTGTACGGGAAGAACGACACCGACGCCAAGGAGAAGGCTCCGCTGGCCATGGGGTTCGGTACCGGACGGTGA